Part of the Kordiimonas pumila genome is shown below.
CCATTTCTTTTGGAACAACCTGCAAGAAATGCTCGCGCCTGCTTTCCCAGTTGGCAAGCAATGATGATGCCCAACGTGAATGGGTTTCATGCGCATGTTCTTCAATAAGTGATTTCAGCACATCTTCCCAGTAACTGCTGGCAAGCGGGGCCCAAAGCACCGTATCAGCATTAACACGCTCTTCAAAATCGCCATTTTCATCGTACACAAACGCCATACCGCCTGTCATGCCTGCGCCGAAGTTGTTACCAACACTGCCCAGAATAACCGCAACACCGCCTGTCATATATTCACAGCCGTTCGCGCCGCAGCCTTCAACCACCACCATGGCACCAGAGTTACGTACAGCAAAGCGTTCACCCGCCTGCCCAGCCGCAAACAGCTTGCCCGATGTAGCACCGTACAAAACCGTGTTACCAATAATCGTGTTGTCTTTTGAATTGAAAGACGCCCGGTTTTGCGGCCGAACCACAATGGTGCCACCAGAAAGGCCCTTGCCAACATAATCGTTTGCATCACCAGACACTTCAAGCTTCAGGCCCTGCACGGCAAAAGCGCCAAGCGATTGGCCCGCAGACCCGCGCAAACGCACCGTTACATGGTCAGGCTTTAGCCCCTTCATGCCAAAGGTGCGGGTAATCTCACTTGAAAAACGAGTACCAATAGCCCGCAAGGTGTTTTGCACACTGTAGGTTAGCTGCATTTTTTCACCCTTTGAGAAAACCGCCTGTGCATCCTTGATCATTTGGGCATCAAGCGTATCTGGCACCGGGTTACGTTCAACCATCGTGCAGATACCGCCGCCCTTATGACCACCCACTTGCACCAGCAACGGGTTAAGATCCAAGTCATCAAGGTGATCAGCACCCCTGCTCACCTGATGCAACAGATCCGTGCGGCCAATGATGTCTTCAAGCTTTTCAACACCCAGCTCAGCCAGAATTTCACGGGTTTCTTCCGCAATAAAGCTAAACAGGTTCACAACCTTTTCGGCGGTGCCATCAAATTTAGCACGCAGCTTTTCATCCTGCGTACAAATACCCACCGGGCACGTGTTTGAATGGCACTGACGCACCATAATACAGCCCATTGCAACAAGCGATGCTGTACCAACACCAAATTCTTCCGCCCCTAACATAGCACCCACCACCACATCGCGGCCGGTTCTAATGCCGCCGTCGGTGCGCAGTTTCACACGGTGCCGAAGCCCGTTCAATGTTAGCACCTGATTAACCTCAGCAAGGCCAATTTCCCACGGTGTTCCAGCATATTTGATACTGGTTTGCGGGCTGGCACCTGTGCCGCCTGAATGGCCAGACACCAAAATAACATCCGCATGGGCTTTTGCGACACCTGCCGCAATGGTGCCGATACCAGCCGACGACACAAGCTTCACACAAACCTTTGCAACCGGGTTGATCTGTTTCAGGTCGTAAATAAGCTGCGCCAAATCCTCGATAGAATAAATATCGTGGTGGGGCGGCGGTGAAATAAGCATTACACCCGGCGTTGCATGCCGTAGTTTCGCGATCATTTCCGTTACCTTAAAGCCGGGCAATTGCCCGCCTTCACCAGGTTTTGCACCCTGTGCAATCTTGATTTCAAGCTCTTCGCACGAATTCAAATATTCAGCCGTTACACCAAAGCGGCCTGAAGCCACCTGTTTGATCGGGCTGTTGGCATTATCGCCGTTTTCATACGGTGTATAACGCCTGCTATCTTCGCCGCCTTCACCAGAGACTGATTTTGCACCAATACGGTTCATGGCGATTGCAAGGGTTTCGTGTGCCTCTTTCGAAAGCGCCCCAAGCGACATACCTGGTGTAATGAAGCGTTTTCTGATCTGGGTGATCGATTCTACCTGCTCCAGCGCCAGCGGCTTTGCAGGCCAGCGGAAATCGAGCAAATCGCGTAGATTGACCGGCGGTAAGCTATTAAGCCCACGTGAATATGTCAGGTATTTAGCGTAATTATCGCTGGCCACCGCTTTTTGCAGCAGGTGAATAAGCTGGCCGTCATGACCGTGCACTTCGCCGTCACGCCGATAGCGGTAAAGCCCGCCAACAGCCAGTGTTTCAACACCATCAAGAAAGGCTTTGTTATGCTGTTCCAGAATCTTTTTCTGAATACCGGCAAGACCAATACCGGAAATTTTAGTAGGCATACCGGGGAAAAATTCAGCCACGAGCGAGCGTGAAAGCCCCAGCGCCTCAAAGTTATTACCTCCCCGGTAACTTGAGATAACAGAAATGCCCATTTTAGACATGATCTTCAACATGCCCTGCTCGATCGCCTCTGTTGCGCGCACAACACAGGTTGTAAGGTCATAATCACCAAACAGGCCTTTCGCCTGACGCTCTGCCATCGAATCCTGCGCCAGATAGGCGTTCACAGTGGTAGCACCCGCGCCCACAAGCACAGCAAAATAATGCGGGTCCAGACACTCAGCCGACCGTACGTTCAAGCTGGTAAAGGTTCTAAGGCCTTGGTTTACAAGGTGGGTATGCAAGCCGCCTGTCGCCAAAATCATTGGGATTGGGGCTTTGTTTTCATCGATGTTTTCATCGGTCAAGAACAAATGCCCGCGACCTTCGCGTACGGCATCCTCTGCCTCGCGGCGGATACGGTCTATCGCTTTCCTGAGGGCACCCTTGCCTTCATTGACATCGAATGTGCAATCAATCACCTGCGCGGCATCGCCGAAATGGGTAATAAGTGTGTCCCATTCGCGGTTAGAAATAACAGGGCTGTCATTTACCAGAACACCAGCCTGCGTATGACCTGCATCAAGCACGTTCGCAAAGTTACCAAAGCGGGTTTTTAGGGTCATCACACCCTGTTCGCGCAAGCTATCAATCGGTGGGTTTGTCACCTGACTAAAATTCTGACGGAAATAATGCGATAAATTCCGATAGTGGCTTGAGAGAACCGCAAGCGGGGTATCATCCCCCATGGACCCAATGGCTTCCTTGCCGGTTATCACCTGTGGCTGTAGAATAAGCTCAAGGTCTTCATGGGTGAAACCAGCTACAATCTGCCTTTTGCGCAGCTCCTTACCTGTGAACACAGCGTGTTCTTTACCACGGTACCCCGGCAAATCTGCAAGCGACTTGATGTCGTCCATCCACTCTTCAAACGGCTGCGATTCAGACATATAGTCTTTAATTTCGCCGTCGTGGTAAAACTTGCCTTCCTGTAAATCGAGCGCGATCATCTGACCTGGCCCCAAGCGGCCTTTTTCGCGGATCACTTCCTCGTCTACTTTCACCATGCCCGTTTCA
Proteins encoded:
- the gltB gene encoding glutamate synthase large subunit, with protein sequence MIHEYNEHVPGPQGLYDPADEHSSCGVGLVAALNGQPSRDVVLMGIEALKAIWHRGAVDADGKTGDGAGILLEIPQEFFKEHVRATGHIPSDGRLAVGMAFLPRVDLSAQETCRAIVETEILNFGYTIYGWRQVPVNVSVIGEKAEATRPEIEQVMIANTKGTDDETFERELYIIRRRIERAVIASQVSGFYMCSLSSRSVIYKGLFLAEQLSTFYPDLQDEKFVSSYAIYHQRYSTNTFPQWWLAQPFRMLAHNGEINTIRGNVNWMRSHQIRMASIAFGDNSEDIKPVIPRGASDSAALDAVFEVMVRAGRSAPMVKTMLVPEAWSNKPSMPTAHRNMYAYTNSVMEPWDGPAALAATDGRWVVAGLDRNGLRPMRFTVTNDGFLIVGSETGMVKVDEEVIREKGRLGPGQMIALDLQEGKFYHDGEIKDYMSESQPFEEWMDDIKSLADLPGYRGKEHAVFTGKELRKRQIVAGFTHEDLELILQPQVITGKEAIGSMGDDTPLAVLSSHYRNLSHYFRQNFSQVTNPPIDSLREQGVMTLKTRFGNFANVLDAGHTQAGVLVNDSPVISNREWDTLITHFGDAAQVIDCTFDVNEGKGALRKAIDRIRREAEDAVREGRGHLFLTDENIDENKAPIPMILATGGLHTHLVNQGLRTFTSLNVRSAECLDPHYFAVLVGAGATTVNAYLAQDSMAERQAKGLFGDYDLTTCVVRATEAIEQGMLKIMSKMGISVISSYRGGNNFEALGLSRSLVAEFFPGMPTKISGIGLAGIQKKILEQHNKAFLDGVETLAVGGLYRYRRDGEVHGHDGQLIHLLQKAVASDNYAKYLTYSRGLNSLPPVNLRDLLDFRWPAKPLALEQVESITQIRKRFITPGMSLGALSKEAHETLAIAMNRIGAKSVSGEGGEDSRRYTPYENGDNANSPIKQVASGRFGVTAEYLNSCEELEIKIAQGAKPGEGGQLPGFKVTEMIAKLRHATPGVMLISPPPHHDIYSIEDLAQLIYDLKQINPVAKVCVKLVSSAGIGTIAAGVAKAHADVILVSGHSGGTGASPQTSIKYAGTPWEIGLAEVNQVLTLNGLRHRVKLRTDGGIRTGRDVVVGAMLGAEEFGVGTASLVAMGCIMVRQCHSNTCPVGICTQDEKLRAKFDGTAEKVVNLFSFIAEETREILAELGVEKLEDIIGRTDLLHQVSRGADHLDDLDLNPLLVQVGGHKGGGICTMVERNPVPDTLDAQMIKDAQAVFSKGEKMQLTYSVQNTLRAIGTRFSSEITRTFGMKGLKPDHVTVRLRGSAGQSLGAFAVQGLKLEVSGDANDYVGKGLSGGTIVVRPQNRASFNSKDNTIIGNTVLYGATSGKLFAAGQAGERFAVRNSGAMVVVEGCGANGCEYMTGGVAVILGSVGNNFGAGMTGGMAFVYDENGDFEERVNADTVLWAPLASSYWEDVLKSLIEEHAHETHSRWASSLLANWESRREHFLQVVPKEMVKRLEHPVSDVESTSALIA